A single genomic interval of Mucilaginibacter boryungensis harbors:
- a CDS encoding DUF5686 and carboxypeptidase regulatory-like domain-containing protein — protein MSKFLRLLVILLFALKAAGQTYQLSGRITDLQNKPIGFASIYIKNTTYGTSANENGYYSFNLKAGNYNVIYRFVGYKERIENITIGNHDELRDVKMIPDSFLLKTVNIRSQRGNAGKEIMRQVINKREFYLNQVKEYSAVVYIKGVQKLVKAPKKLLGRDVSNILELDSTGKGILYQSESLSNYSFKQPNKVKEEMIASKVAGQNTAFSYNKASDMKVNFYHNLFHVPGLSARGFVSPVASEAMLFYNYKLLGSTTENGKTIDKIQVIPKRRHDPVFRGVIYIVEDDWRIYGSDLLITKDANINLVDTLEISQQYMPVRDSIWMPGATQFNFKGDVLGFKFEGYYAVIFNNYNLDPQFPDGYFNAEIMRIDTAANKKDSNYWAQTRPLPLTLQEAKDYRKKDSITTIRQSLPYLDSLEHANNQLSPFNFTITGYQHSNRVKGEAFYVYPFYQTIYFNTVEGYGLIPKVKFTKTFKNGSSYAITPALRYGFSNKMFNANVNFAYHYDPPHKGTYFVAFGSDILDLSDVGTRSLTFNTLSTLLSESNFVKYYRSRYGRLGWEHELADGILFNTELSYATRDQLYNTSANHWFDNPNKQYTSNNPLTPLEESPLFPHHNALTFKASLLFTFDQRYVTRPTGRVYEQPKLPQLRLNYRKGVSGILNSGVDYDLVSADIFDDRVSEGLLGFSSYKISAGTFLNSNKLYFMDFNHFLGNQGTVFDPTIGSFRYLPFYTNSANSAFVEAHFEHNFTGNLLNNIPGVRSLKLEEVIGANYLTERNKNNYYEFYFGIKRLFLRFDYGFAYNGNRKVTQGIRIFYGLK, from the coding sequence ATGAGTAAATTTTTACGCTTACTGGTTATTTTATTGTTTGCCTTAAAAGCCGCCGGGCAAACCTATCAGCTATCGGGTCGCATTACCGATTTGCAAAATAAACCTATCGGCTTTGCTTCCATTTATATTAAAAATACCACCTACGGTACATCAGCTAACGAAAATGGGTATTATTCGTTTAACCTGAAGGCCGGTAATTACAATGTGATATACCGGTTTGTGGGCTATAAGGAACGAATAGAAAATATTACCATTGGTAACCACGACGAATTGCGCGATGTGAAGATGATACCCGACAGTTTCCTGCTTAAAACGGTGAACATCCGGTCTCAGCGCGGTAATGCCGGTAAAGAGATTATGCGGCAGGTGATCAATAAGCGGGAGTTTTACTTAAACCAAGTTAAAGAATACAGCGCCGTAGTTTATATCAAGGGCGTGCAAAAGTTGGTAAAGGCCCCTAAAAAGTTGTTGGGGCGCGATGTTTCAAATATTCTGGAACTGGATAGTACCGGCAAAGGGATACTTTATCAGTCGGAGTCGTTATCAAATTACAGTTTTAAACAGCCTAATAAGGTTAAAGAAGAAATGATTGCCTCGAAAGTAGCCGGGCAAAACACTGCTTTCAGTTACAACAAGGCATCGGACATGAAAGTAAATTTTTATCACAATTTATTTCATGTACCCGGTTTAAGTGCGCGTGGTTTTGTTTCGCCGGTGGCGTCTGAAGCAATGCTTTTTTATAATTATAAGCTGCTGGGTTCTACAACCGAAAATGGTAAAACAATTGACAAGATACAGGTAATACCCAAACGCAGACACGATCCCGTTTTCCGCGGAGTGATATATATTGTAGAAGATGACTGGCGCATTTATGGCAGCGACCTTTTAATTACAAAAGATGCTAATATCAACCTGGTAGACACCCTGGAGATCAGTCAGCAATATATGCCGGTAAGGGATAGTATCTGGATGCCCGGCGCCACCCAGTTTAATTTTAAAGGCGATGTTTTGGGTTTTAAATTTGAAGGCTATTACGCCGTAATTTTTAATAACTATAACCTGGATCCCCAGTTCCCCGATGGTTATTTTAATGCTGAAATTATGCGGATAGACACGGCGGCCAATAAGAAAGACAGTAACTATTGGGCGCAAACACGTCCGTTACCTTTAACGCTACAGGAAGCTAAGGATTATAGAAAAAAGGATAGTATAACAACCATCAGGCAATCGTTACCCTACCTGGATTCGCTGGAACATGCTAACAACCAGTTAAGCCCTTTTAACTTTACAATTACGGGGTACCAACATAGTAACCGGGTCAAAGGTGAAGCTTTTTACGTGTATCCGTTTTATCAGACTATATATTTTAATACGGTTGAAGGATATGGATTAATACCCAAAGTGAAATTTACAAAGACCTTTAAAAATGGTAGTTCATACGCTATTACACCGGCGCTGCGCTATGGGTTCTCTAACAAAATGTTCAATGCCAATGTAAACTTTGCCTATCATTATGATCCACCGCACAAAGGGACATACTTTGTAGCCTTCGGCAGCGATATACTTGACCTGAGTGATGTGGGTACCCGTTCACTTACATTTAATACCTTAAGTACATTACTCAGTGAAAGTAATTTCGTTAAATATTACCGTTCGCGCTATGGCAGGCTGGGCTGGGAGCATGAATTAGCCGATGGTATTTTGTTTAATACAGAGCTTTCCTATGCAACCCGCGACCAATTGTATAATACATCTGCTAACCATTGGTTTGATAATCCCAACAAACAATATACTTCGAACAATCCCTTAACACCATTAGAAGAATCGCCATTGTTCCCCCATCATAATGCACTTACATTTAAAGCTTCATTATTATTCACTTTTGATCAGCGATATGTTACCAGGCCAACAGGGCGGGTTTATGAACAACCGAAACTTCCGCAACTACGGCTTAATTACCGCAAAGGGGTTAGCGGAATATTAAATTCGGGAGTGGATTATGATCTGGTATCTGCCGATATTTTCGATGACCGGGTTTCAGAAGGCCTGCTTGGCTTTTCATCCTACAAAATATCAGCAGGGACATTTTTAAACAGCAATAAACTATACTTTATGGATTTCAATCACTTCCTGGGTAACCAGGGTACGGTTTTCGATCCCACTATCGGAAGTTTCCGGTATTTGCCATTTTATACCAATAGTGCAAACAGCGCTTTTGTTGAAGCCCATTTTGAGCACAACTTTACCGGGAATTTGCTTAATAATATTCCAGGGGTACGGTCGCTTAAGTTAGAGGAGGTGATAGGGGCCAACTATCTTACAGAACGAAATAAAAATAATTATTATGAGTTCTATTTCGGGATTAAACGCCTGTTCCTGCGTTTTGATTATGGTTTTGCATACAACGGCAACCGCAAAGTTACCCAGGGTATCCGTATATTTTACGGCTTAAAATAA
- a CDS encoding SIMPL domain-containing protein, with protein sequence MKKISTLILLVSIALTGFAQTVDLRRKIEVNGTAEKEVTPDIINVSITLKEYMDGKNKVTISQLENQLEKAVNEAGIPKEDFTINNLSSYNYVYQKKKNPDFLASKQYGIKFHDLNHFNQIMSKLDAKGIQSTNIDSYDYSKINDLKNELKLKALLSAKEKAAYLLNGIGEKLGMAINIVENEDSNFPSPRPVMYMAKAAMADGNVAESDIDVKKIKLSFQVHAVFEIAK encoded by the coding sequence ATGAAAAAGATAAGCACACTGATACTATTAGTATCGATAGCATTAACCGGATTTGCGCAAACAGTTGACCTACGCCGAAAAATTGAAGTGAACGGAACAGCAGAAAAAGAGGTAACCCCCGACATTATTAATGTCTCCATTACGTTAAAGGAATACATGGATGGAAAAAATAAAGTCACTATCAGCCAGCTGGAAAATCAGTTGGAAAAAGCTGTTAACGAGGCTGGTATACCTAAGGAAGATTTCACAATAAATAATCTTTCATCGTACAATTATGTATATCAAAAAAAGAAAAACCCCGACTTTTTGGCCAGTAAACAATATGGCATAAAGTTCCATGACTTAAATCATTTCAACCAGATAATGAGCAAGTTAGATGCAAAAGGTATCCAATCGACCAATATTGACAGCTACGATTATTCAAAAATTAACGACTTGAAAAATGAGTTGAAACTAAAGGCTTTGTTGTCTGCTAAAGAGAAGGCTGCCTACCTGTTAAATGGTATTGGTGAAAAGCTTGGCATGGCAATTAATATTGTTGAAAATGAGGACAGTAATTTCCCTTCGCCCCGGCCGGTTATGTACATGGCTAAGGCCGCAATGGCCGATGGCAACGTTGCCGAATCGGACATTGATGTTAAGAAGATCAAGTTAAGTTTCCAGGTACATGCCGTATTTGAAATAGCCAAATAA
- a CDS encoding M28 family metallopeptidase translates to MKFNKPHLLVITALALAAGCNQPKKNETTTTISGDDIKSNLAVLANDSLMGRKPFTEGETKTIKFLSEQYKKLGLKPGNNGSYFQDVPMVEITSTPSPIQVSGKINLTLNPSADFVALTRREVDTVALKNSPLVFAGYGVVAPEYHWNDYAGLDVKGKTVVVLVNDPGFKSGDKTLFHGDTMTYYGRWTYKYEEAARQGAAGVLIVHQTEPASYPWQVVNTSNTGAKLELTQTDKHMNRCKVEGWIQEEAANKLFAAAGITGDIRAYARKKDFKAVPLNSSISMSLKTKLKYSTSHNVVAMLKGSTSPGEYIIYSAHWDHLGIGKPDAKGDSIYNGAVDNGSGSAAILAIAKAFINAKEKPKRSIVFLSVTAEEQGLLGSEYYATHPIFPVNKTVANLNMDALHPYGESNDIAVTGKGQNELEDELGELAKADGRVLVGDPKPGAGSYYRSDHFNFAKVGIPALDINGGTDSKAHGKEWGLKQEEDYTSNHYHQPSDNYSPDMDVTGMVQTADILYRLGAKLANETTWPGWKAGSEFKAIRDKSIRAK, encoded by the coding sequence ATGAAGTTTAATAAACCCCACCTGTTGGTTATTACAGCGCTTGCTTTAGCGGCAGGATGCAATCAGCCGAAAAAAAATGAAACCACCACCACTATTAGCGGCGATGATATTAAAAGTAACCTGGCCGTATTGGCTAACGATTCGTTGATGGGGCGCAAGCCTTTTACCGAAGGTGAAACAAAAACCATTAAATTCCTTTCCGAACAATATAAAAAATTGGGGCTGAAACCTGGTAACAATGGCAGCTATTTTCAGGATGTGCCCATGGTTGAGATCACCAGCACGCCCTCGCCTATACAGGTTAGCGGTAAAATTAACTTAACGCTAAACCCCTCTGCCGATTTTGTGGCCCTTACCCGCCGCGAAGTTGATACAGTTGCTTTGAAAAACTCGCCACTGGTATTTGCCGGGTATGGTGTGGTTGCACCTGAATATCACTGGAACGATTATGCCGGGTTAGATGTAAAAGGCAAAACGGTAGTGGTGCTGGTAAACGATCCGGGTTTTAAGTCGGGCGATAAAACATTATTCCACGGGGATACCATGACCTACTACGGCCGCTGGACCTACAAATATGAGGAGGCTGCCCGTCAGGGTGCGGCAGGTGTGCTAATTGTACACCAAACAGAACCCGCCAGTTACCCATGGCAGGTGGTTAATACCAGCAACACCGGCGCCAAGCTGGAACTGACCCAAACCGACAAGCACATGAACCGCTGCAAGGTAGAAGGTTGGATACAGGAAGAAGCCGCCAATAAATTGTTCGCTGCAGCCGGCATTACCGGCGATATCCGCGCTTATGCCCGTAAAAAAGATTTTAAGGCGGTACCGCTGAATTCAAGCATATCTATGTCTTTGAAAACCAAGTTAAAATATTCAACATCGCACAATGTGGTGGCTATGCTTAAAGGAAGTACTTCGCCAGGCGAATACATTATCTATTCGGCACATTGGGACCACCTGGGCATTGGAAAACCTGATGCCAAGGGCGACAGTATATATAACGGCGCGGTTGATAATGGCAGCGGCAGTGCAGCTATTTTAGCCATTGCCAAAGCTTTCATTAACGCAAAGGAGAAACCGAAAAGATCTATTGTATTCTTGTCGGTCACTGCCGAAGAGCAGGGCTTGCTGGGCTCGGAATATTATGCTACCCATCCAATTTTCCCGGTAAATAAAACTGTGGCTAACTTAAATATGGATGCATTGCACCCTTATGGCGAAAGCAACGATATTGCTGTAACCGGCAAAGGCCAAAACGAACTGGAAGATGAATTGGGCGAATTGGCTAAGGCGGATGGCCGTGTATTGGTTGGCGACCCTAAACCAGGCGCGGGCAGCTACTATCGTTCAGACCATTTTAATTTTGCCAAGGTTGGTATCCCTGCCCTGGATATTAATGGCGGTACCGACAGCAAAGCCCATGGCAAAGAGTGGGGCCTGAAACAGGAGGAAGATTATACCAGCAACCATTACCATCAGCCATCTGATAATTATTCGCCGGATATGGATGTGACCGGCATGGTACAGACCGCCGATATACTTTACCGTTTAGGCGCCAAACTGGCCAACGAAACTACATGGCCCGGCTGGAAAGCAGGATCGGAATTTAAAGCGATTAGAGATAAATCGATAAGGGCGAAGTAA
- the trmD gene encoding tRNA (guanosine(37)-N1)-methyltransferase TrmD: MRFDIITVLPGLLESPFAHSILQRAQKKGIAEIHVHNLRDYATNKQKSVDDYPYGGGSGMVMTIEPFAACIGKLKADREYDEIIFLSPDGETLNQGIANQLSIKQNIILLCGHYKGIDQRIRDLFVTREISIGDYVLSGGELPAAVLVDAVVRLIPGVLSDETSALSDSFQDDMLDAPVYTRPADWNGHRVPDILLSGNTPEIEKWRFEQALERTRQRRPDLLK, encoded by the coding sequence ATGCGTTTTGATATCATTACCGTTTTGCCAGGTTTGCTGGAAAGCCCTTTTGCCCATTCTATTTTGCAGCGTGCACAAAAAAAAGGCATTGCCGAAATACACGTGCATAACCTGCGCGATTATGCTACTAACAAACAAAAAAGCGTAGACGACTATCCTTACGGCGGTGGTAGCGGCATGGTGATGACCATTGAGCCCTTTGCTGCCTGCATAGGGAAATTAAAAGCAGACCGTGAGTATGATGAAATCATCTTTCTATCGCCCGATGGTGAAACGCTGAACCAGGGCATCGCCAACCAGCTTTCTATTAAACAAAACATCATTTTGCTATGCGGGCATTATAAGGGGATCGATCAGCGCATACGCGACCTGTTCGTAACCCGCGAGATATCTATTGGTGACTATGTATTATCGGGCGGAGAACTGCCCGCAGCGGTGCTGGTTGATGCCGTGGTGAGGCTGATACCCGGCGTATTATCTGATGAGACCTCGGCGCTGTCCGACTCCTTCCAGGACGATATGCTGGATGCCCCGGTATATACACGCCCCGCCGATTGGAACGGCCATCGTGTGCCCGATATACTACTTAGCGGCAACACCCCCGAAATTGAGAAGTGGCGTTTTGAACAAGCGCTGGAACGCACCCGGCAAAGAAGGCCAGATCTTTTGAAATAA
- a CDS encoding patatin-like phospholipase family protein — MYTEHQTPPKIGLALSGGGIRAVSHLGVIQALTDHGIQFSHISGTSAGAIAAAFFAEGYSPRDFLKIITETRLFRLLRPSLGHTGLVSILNARFLLNRYIPHNSFEKLKIKITIAAVDFGEGKLVYFTDGELDLIILAACCLPGIFKPIIINDHMYVDGGILNNFPVEPLVGNCDLIIGSFCNHLPSVTNIKSFGSMIDRAAMIAINASLDPHKKLCDVIIEPHGLGGYGIFDTEAAEEIFLIGYEEGLKAIKSNEVLKNLIAELNPAKRLGRR; from the coding sequence ATGTATACAGAACACCAAACACCCCCTAAAATAGGATTAGCCTTATCAGGCGGCGGCATCAGGGCAGTATCTCATTTAGGGGTAATCCAGGCACTTACCGATCATGGCATTCAATTTTCGCACATTTCGGGCACAAGTGCGGGAGCTATTGCAGCTGCCTTTTTTGCTGAAGGATATTCGCCACGCGATTTTCTAAAGATCATTACAGAAACACGTTTATTCAGGTTATTGCGCCCATCACTGGGCCACACAGGGCTGGTATCTATATTGAATGCCAGGTTTTTACTAAACCGTTACATCCCACATAACTCGTTTGAAAAATTAAAGATCAAGATCACTATTGCTGCTGTCGACTTTGGCGAAGGTAAACTGGTTTACTTTACCGATGGTGAATTAGACCTGATCATATTAGCAGCGTGCTGCTTGCCAGGCATTTTTAAGCCAATTATTATTAACGACCATATGTATGTCGACGGCGGTATCCTTAACAATTTTCCTGTTGAACCATTAGTAGGTAATTGCGACCTGATCATTGGCTCGTTTTGCAATCATTTACCTTCGGTAACCAATATCAAATCGTTCGGTAGTATGATAGACCGAGCGGCCATGATTGCCATTAATGCCAGTTTAGATCCGCATAAAAAATTGTGTGATGTTATTATTGAGCCCCATGGCTTAGGCGGCTATGGCATATTTGATACCGAAGCTGCCGAAGAAATATTTTTAATAGGTTACGAAGAAGGCCTGAAAGCTATTAAAAGTAACGAGGTATTGAAAAATCTTATTGCCGAACTTAACCCTGCAAAAAGGCTTGGCCGCCGTTAA
- a CDS encoding VOC family protein, whose amino-acid sequence MKTQTSFAPMLRIRNGVTDLDFYKNAFGAVEHFRINNDDGTVHVAEFDIDGAVFHIHEIYPHTQDFDPAAHTGVVTVGLFTDDVHSVFDSAIAAGARTVMPVTDFEYGYRQGELVDPFGHKWIIEKKL is encoded by the coding sequence ATGAAAACACAAACATCCTTCGCACCTATGCTACGCATACGCAATGGCGTAACCGATCTTGATTTTTATAAGAACGCCTTTGGCGCGGTAGAGCATTTCCGCATTAATAATGATGACGGTACTGTGCATGTGGCCGAATTTGATATCGATGGCGCCGTATTTCATATTCACGAGATATACCCGCACACACAGGATTTTGACCCAGCCGCACACACAGGTGTGGTAACCGTTGGGCTATTTACTGATGATGTGCATAGTGTATTTGACAGTGCAATTGCTGCCGGGGCACGCACTGTTATGCCTGTAACCGATTTTGAATACGGCTATCGCCAGGGCGAATTGGTTGATCCGTTTGGGCATAAGTGGATCATTGAAAAGAAGCTGTAA
- a CDS encoding helix-turn-helix transcriptional regulator, with protein MTNNIRVERAIKNITQADLAELVSVSRQTINTIESNRYVPSTILALKIARVFGKPVEEVFILEEGD; from the coding sequence ATGACAAACAACATCCGCGTTGAACGCGCCATAAAAAACATAACCCAGGCCGATTTGGCCGAACTGGTTAGTGTATCGCGGCAAACGATTAACACCATTGAGAGTAACCGCTATGTTCCATCAACAATACTGGCCTTAAAAATTGCCCGGGTTTTTGGCAAACCTGTGGAGGAAGTATTTATATTAGAGGAAGGAGATTAA
- a CDS encoding IS1595 family transposase — MTSQFKSLKQVIHYFKDETTCKAYLAKQRWGDTPSCPHCGNVGAYVTNRGFKCKAKECAKKFSVTSGTIFENTKIPLSDWFAAIYLATAHKKGISSLQLSRDLNITQKSAWFILHRVREMLTENAPEMLTGTVEVDETYVGGATKNKSNKKRAELRLTGGQYFSKTSVVAMLERESGTVQTTVFKANSVKTSDVLPIIQSTVGEQALIITDSSTMYGSLKQSYKHEVVNHVQKEYVRGAMHTNTIEGFFSQLKRGIVGVYHFVSTKHLHRYCHEFGYRYNTRKILDPVRFEGAIKNVNGKRLTYKKLIA; from the coding sequence ATGACTTCACAATTCAAAAGCCTTAAACAGGTGATACACTACTTTAAGGACGAAACTACATGTAAAGCCTACCTTGCTAAACAACGCTGGGGAGATACGCCGTCATGCCCGCATTGTGGTAACGTTGGTGCCTATGTAACTAACAGAGGTTTTAAATGTAAGGCTAAAGAGTGTGCTAAGAAATTCAGCGTTACTTCCGGTACTATATTTGAAAACACAAAGATACCTTTGAGTGATTGGTTTGCCGCTATTTACCTGGCGACCGCACATAAGAAAGGTATCAGTAGTTTACAGTTATCGCGCGATCTGAATATCACCCAAAAAAGCGCATGGTTTATATTACATCGTGTCCGTGAAATGCTGACAGAGAACGCACCCGAAATGCTGACAGGCACAGTTGAGGTTGATGAAACCTACGTAGGTGGCGCGACCAAAAATAAGAGTAATAAAAAACGCGCGGAACTAAGATTAACAGGCGGCCAGTACTTTAGCAAAACAAGTGTAGTGGCTATGTTAGAGCGCGAAAGCGGAACGGTACAAACTACCGTGTTTAAGGCCAATAGCGTAAAGACATCTGATGTGCTGCCAATTATACAAAGCACCGTTGGTGAACAAGCCTTAATTATTACTGATAGCAGTACTATGTATGGTAGCCTGAAACAGTCCTATAAACATGAAGTTGTTAACCATGTTCAAAAGGAATATGTCAGGGGTGCAATGCACACTAATACTATTGAGGGTTTCTTTAGCCAGCTTAAACGAGGCATTGTAGGCGTATATCATTTTGTATCAACCAAACACCTGCACCGCTACTGCCATGAGTTCGGCTATCGTTATAACACCCGTAAGATACTCGACCCGGTAAGATTTGAGGGCGCAATTAAGAACGTGAACGGCAAACGCTTGACGTATAAGAAACTTATTGCGTAA
- the rimM gene encoding ribosome maturation factor RimM (Essential for efficient processing of 16S rRNA) — protein sequence MLDDNYEMKFPDHFKVATVGKTKGLKGEMQLYVDVDGLEDIKFNAVFIDIAGKLVPYFVASYKPSLKNTAYIYLEDVDTIEKASALLKKEVYLPNKLKPVKDEEDFTLFDLEGFIAVDIDEGELGIITAVHEYPQQIIAACDYDGTEILFPLNEATIKGIDVVRNIVTVDLPVGLLDIYLD from the coding sequence TTGTTAGACGACAATTACGAAATGAAATTCCCTGATCATTTTAAGGTAGCCACTGTTGGCAAAACCAAAGGCCTAAAAGGCGAGATGCAGCTTTATGTAGATGTTGACGGGCTGGAGGATATCAAATTTAACGCGGTGTTTATTGATATAGCCGGTAAGCTGGTGCCCTACTTTGTAGCATCGTACAAGCCATCGTTAAAAAACACAGCTTATATTTATTTGGAAGATGTGGACACGATTGAGAAAGCCAGCGCGCTGCTAAAAAAAGAAGTATACCTGCCTAACAAACTGAAACCTGTGAAAGACGAAGAAGATTTTACCTTGTTTGACCTGGAAGGTTTTATAGCTGTTGATATTGACGAAGGAGAACTGGGCATAATTACCGCCGTGCACGAATATCCGCAGCAAATTATTGCAGCTTGTGATTATGATGGCACCGAAATTCTTTTCCCCCTAAATGAAGCTACTATAAAAGGGATTGATGTGGTGAGGAATATTGTAACCGTTGATTTGCCGGTAGGTTTGCTCGATATTTATTTGGACTAA
- a CDS encoding 30S ribosomal protein S16 has protein sequence MATKIRLQRHGKKGKPFYYIVVADSRAPRDGRFIERLGSYNPNTNPATIDINFDKTLDWVNNGAQPTDTCRAILSYKGVLYKKHLQGGLKKGALTEEQVEAKFNAWLEQKDNKITGKKDSLSSAKEEAKKAALVAEAKKKEERAAAIVAKNTPPAEEVEEAPVAEAEEAPAAEVEAPAAEEAAPAADEAPAAE, from the coding sequence ATGGCAACTAAAATCAGACTGCAAAGACACGGTAAAAAAGGTAAACCTTTTTATTATATCGTGGTAGCGGATTCCCGCGCTCCAAGAGACGGTCGCTTTATTGAGCGTTTAGGTTCATACAACCCAAACACCAATCCGGCTACTATCGACATTAACTTTGACAAAACGCTTGACTGGGTAAACAATGGTGCACAACCAACCGATACCTGCCGTGCAATACTGTCATACAAAGGTGTTTTATACAAAAAACACTTACAAGGTGGCTTAAAGAAAGGCGCACTGACCGAAGAACAAGTTGAAGCTAAATTCAACGCCTGGTTAGAGCAAAAAGACAACAAGATTACCGGTAAAAAAGATTCTTTATCATCAGCAAAAGAAGAAGCTAAAAAAGCTGCTTTAGTTGCTGAAGCTAAAAAGAAGGAAGAAAGAGCAGCAGCCATTGTTGCTAAAAACACTCCACCGGCTGAGGAAGTTGAAGAAGCACCAGTTGCTGAAGCTGAAGAAGCTCCGGCTGCTGAAGTTGAAGCACCTGCTGCTGAAGAAGCTGCACCTGCTGCCGACGAAGCACCTGCCGCTGAATAA
- a CDS encoding 5' nucleotidase, NT5C type yields MSDKVTNPPFYQPPPTNKLRLAIDMDEVLADPVAKFTEIYQREHGYTYTHDQLKNKEFRDVLPTEIGHTLREYINQKGFFRDLNVIPGAIEVVRQLCQKYDVYIVSAAMEFPNSLQDKLEWLGDHFPFIPWTNIIFCGYKIVNVDIMIDDRIRNFIGFEGRKLLFTSHHNISLTEYERVNTWEEVAGKLL; encoded by the coding sequence ATGTCAGACAAAGTTACTAACCCACCATTTTACCAACCGCCACCAACCAACAAATTACGCTTAGCTATTGATATGGATGAAGTACTGGCCGACCCGGTAGCTAAATTTACTGAGATTTATCAGCGTGAACATGGCTACACTTACACGCACGATCAACTGAAAAATAAAGAGTTTCGTGATGTTCTGCCTACAGAAATTGGCCACACCTTGCGGGAATACATTAATCAGAAAGGATTTTTTCGCGATCTGAATGTGATACCCGGCGCTATTGAGGTGGTTAGGCAACTATGCCAGAAATACGATGTGTATATTGTATCTGCCGCCATGGAATTCCCGAATTCATTACAGGACAAGCTGGAATGGCTTGGTGATCATTTCCCCTTCATCCCCTGGACTAACATTATTTTTTGTGGCTATAAAATTGTAAATGTAGATATAATGATAGACGACCGCATCCGTAACTTTATTGGATTTGAGGGCCGCAAGTTACTATTCACTTCGCATCATAATATCAGTTTAACAGAATATGAGCGGGTAAATACCTGGGAAGAAGTGGCTGGGAAGTTGTTATAG
- the pfkA gene encoding 6-phosphofructokinase, with protein MAEIKKIGVFTSGGDAPGMNAAIRAVVRSALYYNLEVAGIRRGYEGMISGDIFNMDRKSVANIIQRGGTILKTARSDQFRTPEGRKKAYEQLKKNNIGALVAIGGDGTFTGARVFGQEYDMPVLGLPGTIDNDLAGTDFTIGYDTAINTVVDAVDKIRDTAESHDRLFIVEVMGRDCGLIALRTGIAAGAEAILIPESKTDLNALYERLEKGRKDKSSKIVMVAESGEAGNAFEIGRQIKERYPQYDTRISILGHIQRGGRPSCMDRVLASRIGVAAVEALIAGRRNEMVGIISNEIAFTPFEHAIKHNIEINDNFLKILEILSL; from the coding sequence ATGGCTGAAATAAAGAAAATAGGTGTTTTCACATCCGGTGGCGATGCACCTGGCATGAATGCCGCTATCAGGGCGGTAGTACGCAGCGCCTTATATTATAATTTAGAAGTTGCAGGTATCCGCCGCGGGTACGAAGGGATGATAAGCGGGGATATATTTAATATGGACCGTAAATCGGTTGCCAACATTATACAGCGGGGGGGCACTATTTTAAAAACGGCCCGCAGCGATCAATTCCGTACGCCTGAAGGCCGCAAAAAAGCCTATGAACAGTTAAAGAAAAATAATATCGGCGCCCTGGTGGCTATTGGCGGCGATGGTACGTTTACCGGCGCCCGTGTGTTTGGACAGGAATATGATATGCCCGTATTAGGTTTACCCGGCACTATTGATAACGATTTGGCCGGTACCGATTTTACCATTGGCTACGATACCGCCATTAATACCGTGGTTGACGCGGTAGATAAAATACGTGACACCGCCGAATCGCACGACCGTTTATTTATAGTGGAGGTTATGGGGCGCGATTGTGGTTTAATTGCCCTGCGCACAGGTATTGCAGCAGGCGCCGAAGCCATTTTGATCCCCGAATCAAAAACCGACCTGAACGCACTTTATGAACGTTTGGAGAAAGGCCGTAAAGATAAATCGTCAAAGATTGTAATGGTAGCCGAAAGCGGCGAAGCAGGTAATGCTTTTGAAATTGGCCGCCAGATAAAAGAACGTTACCCTCAATATGATACCCGCATTTCTATTCTGGGCCATATTCAGCGCGGTGGCCGCCCAAGCTGTATGGATAGGGTACTGGCCAGCCGTATAGGTGTAGCAGCAGTGGAAGCTTTAATTGCAGGCCGGCGTAACGAGATGGTGGGCATTATAAGTAACGAAATTGCCTTCACCCCGTTTGAACATGCTATTAAACATAATATAGAAATAAACGATAACTTTTTGAAGATACTGGAGATACTGTCTCTTTAA